Genomic window (Paenibacillus sp. PK3_47):
ATCCTATTAAGAACGCGCTCAATATCTTCCCGCTTCTCTTTTAACAGCAAATGATCCTCCGGCAGTTCCGTATCCGGCACTTCTATATCATCAATCGGAATGACGAACCGCTTATTGCGGCGGCACAGATCATAGTAGCGGTTAATCGCGACTTTATATAACCATGCACTGAATTTGTTCTCATCAATGGAATCGATATACAAAAGTGCCTTATATACCGTATCCTGTACGATATCCTCAGCGTCGGCTGCAGATGCCCCGAGACGGATCAAGTATTTCCGGATTTCCAGCATTTTGGGTTGAAGTATCTGATGTAGCTGCCCGGGCTTCATCCTGCACCTCCTTTCGTATGTATAACGGTGAAGTTCCTTGAATGTTAGCTGCCCCGGATAAATTTCCGCAAAAAAATCCCCTTACCGCTAACAGTATACAGATACTGTGTGGTGTAAGGGGGCCCATTAAATATTAATGACTCAAAAAGTTTACGATCTCCTCCATATATCCTTTTACCGTTATATCCCTTGGAGCGAACAGGCTGATCAGCAGCGCACGCACCGGTGATTCCGCCGTAGCTGTGGCGAGCATGGAATGCTCTGTGTCCGGGAAAATTTTAACCCGCAGCAGTTCCGGGGGACGTACTCCTTCACGGTATACCTTCTCTGTCTCATTGACATCCACATTCACATCATGATCGCCGAGCAGCAGAAGTACCGGGGAATTGAAGTTCTTCAGGTCACCCGCTGCGTCTGAGGCAAAATTTTTACTGACAAAAAGCCAGCGGTCCTTATCCATAACCTTACCGCTACCGCCTGCAGCCTGTACATATTCCTCATAAGAGGCCCCTGCTTTCAGCAGGTCCTTGATCCCATCCTCGTAAGCTGCTTGCTTCGCGATCTCTTCCTGTGTATGGCCGTCCTGCTCCATCTGCTTCCGTGTATGATATTCTCCCTGGGATAACCAGTTAATAGCGGGAGACACGAGAATACTGAACGCCAGCGGCTCCACACCAGCCAGCTTCGGGATCACCCATCCGGCTTGGCTGGCTCCCCATACCCCTATGTTGTCTCTGTCGATCATCGGCTGTTTTCCCGCCCATGCCAAGGCCTGCCGCGCCTCCGTCACCCGGTCGTCCATGCTCTGGTGGAGCCAGTTCCCCTCCGAGCCGCCGATTCCGCGTTTGTTGAGGGACAGAGAGGCGTAACCAGCAGACGCAAGCTTCTCCCACAAAGGCTTATATCCGTCATTATGAGTAGAGTCAACGGGTCCGTCCCCATGTATGAACAGCACCAGTCCCAGTTTTCCGCTATAGCTGTCCGGCAGCGCCAATGTGCCTGCCAGTTTGCCTTGCGGCGACTCGATGACGACGGGGCGGAGGCTCATGTCAAAATCATTTTGCCACAGGATGTATCCTCCGGCCCCGCCAAGAAGCAGCACAATGCTGAGAATCACCAGTCCCCACTTCTTGAACTTCTTTTTCATCTGCTTCATTTTCCTTTCATGTAAATCATGTATCTCCACTCCTGCTCACCGAAAAGAACACTCATCAGGACGCTGCGCTTCGCCTCCGATGTCCGGAAGCCAAACCGTTCATACAGCCGCCGCGCCCCGTCGTTACTGCCTGAGACATGCAAGCTTAAATACCGGATGTCCGGCTTCTTTGCCGCTTCACATCGCGCCCACTCCAGCATGTAACCGCCGACTCCTCTTCCCCGGTACCGGGAATCGACCGATATGTCCGCAATATAGCCCTCATGCTTTGCAGGCATGTGACTGAGCAGAAGCAGCCGTACCGCTATCTCCAGCCTTGTCCCCAGCCCGATGCCGTGCAGCTCCTGCCAGACTTTTAATAATCGCTGCGTTTCCTGTTCAGCGGCGGGGGACAGCTGCCACTGCACAGCCATGCTGCCTGCGATGCTCCCGTTTATCGTAACGACAACCCGCTCAATGTTACCGGCTTCTGAATCCAATCGAAGAAGCTTGTGCATTATGGAAGCAGCTTGGCTTTCGTCCATCCGGGGCCCAGGCATCAGCTTGCCTGCGAAACCTTGGGTCAGCAGCCTGCTGACTGGAACCTCATAAGCCGGCTTCATCGCTTCGATAACCATTGGGTCTCCCACTGCTCAACCTCCTCTGCTGTCCGGTGTTGTACGTGAGTCATGCCGCTGATTGGAGCGGACAGCTCATAATGCAGGAGCTCGCGGGTAAACAGGGACAGGTAAGACTTTTCCGCCAAAACAAGCGGCCCACCGAGCGGAATAGAATGTTCATCTGCATATGACAGAAACCGCTCTAAATGCCGGTCAAGCTCTTCTTCGTTCCCAATAGTAAACCGGCATGTTAAATACTCACCCTGCGGCAGCACCAAATCCGGAAGTGTATCGCCAGACTGGACGCAGATCTGCAAGCTTCCCGTGTCTGTATACACATAGTGCAGATCACTTTCATGAAGGCGGGCCAGTGTACTGTCCTGTTGAACCAGCATGCGTGCACTCAGCGCTGTATCGGGACCGGTTTCAATCCAGCAGCTAAGCGGAAGGGCTTCTCTGTTGGTGACCATGTACTCGTTCGTTCTCCGTCCAAAATTGTCGTATTCTTCAAGCACCTTCGTCATAAAACCGCTGAGCTGCTGCAGCCGCTCAATCTCCTGCTCCACAGTGGACACCGATTGCTGCAGCAGGTGCTGCATCCCTTCTTCCGTCCCCTTCTCCATCCACTCGCGGATGGCTTGGACAGACAACCCCAGCTTGCGCAGCAGCAGAATGTGGGAGAGCTGGTAGACTTCATCGATGCCGTACATGCGGTAGCCGTTGTCATCCGCATAAGCCGGAGGCAGCACACCCTTTTCCTCAAAATACCGGATCTGGTGCGTGGACACCTGCATGAGCGCGGCCAGCTCGCTGATGGTAATTTCTTGTTTCACTTTGTCTCACTCCTTACAGCTTAAGATACACCTTAGGTCAGACCTAATGTCAACTCTCTATTCAAAGATCAAAAAAAGAACCTCTTATCGAGATTCTTTTAATAACATCTGTAATCCATCCCTACAACGACTCCCGGATCACCCTCTTATAATACAGCACAGACAGGAAGCCGAAGATCGAGTACAGCACGGTATACAGCAGCATGACGATGATCATCGGGGTCAGCATCTCCGTACCGAAGAAGAACCAGCCCGATTTGACGGCAAAATAGCTGTGGCACAAGCCGACGACCAGCGGAATGCCGAAGTTGAACAGCTGCTTGAACTGGATGCCGCGCAGCAGGTCACCTTGCGTGAAGCCCAGCTTCCGCAAAATTGTGTACCCTGCTTTCTCCTCTTCCCCTTCATCCATCTGCTTAAAGTACAGAATACAGCCGGAGGTAATGAGGAAGGTCAATCCCAGGAACCCGACGATGAACATAATCAATCCCATGTTGTTGCGCTGGTTCAATTCATATTGATACTGGGAAAAGCTTGGCGATCTCGGTTCATTATCGTTGTAAATTTGATTGGCTTCTTGTATTTGTGAACGGTCAGCCAGGTCGATGCCGTAATACGCGGCCAATTTTTCGCTCTTTTGCAGGGCCGGATCAATCAGCTGGAGGAATTCCTGGAATACAGTATCATCTACGACAAAAATTCCTGCGCCCCCGCTGTAATAATAGGGCAATACGGATTCATCTGAAACACCTGTAAGCTGCAGTTTAGTTACGCCTTCCGTAGTCTTGAAACCTAGTTCACCGGTCTCCTTCAGAGACACAAAGTTTTTTAGTGCACTGCTGTAGCCTATGATCCGGGTTTCGCCCGGTTTGAGATCCATGCCTTCTACATCTCTCTCACTGATCACCGAGGTGGACAGCAATTGGTCCTCAGGATCCTTGAAGATTGCAGTGTCCATAATTTGCGCTGCATCCACTTCCATCTTTACAGGCTGAATTTTAATCTCCTTATAGCGGATTCCCTTGGCATCCAGCGCCTGGACAAACTTCTCTTTGGCTTCCAGCTCGGCATACCCGAAGTCATTCGGGGAGCTTTCTTTAGCCGTCGCTTCTGCCGAATAATAGGAGATATAGCTCAGGGACAGCAGGCCGATCGCCAGCGCCGACACTGTAGTAATAATCGTCAGCAGCAGCGCGTTCGATTTCATCCGGAACATGATTGACGAAAGGGACAGCACCTCATTGATCGACAGATATCCCTTTTTACTCTTGCGGACCGCATTGAACACAAAGCTGACAGAGCCTTTATAAAAAAGATACGTCCCCACAATAACCAGACCCAGAATAAGCACCATCGCAATCATCAGCTCATTCATCGCCGTAAATTTGCCGCTGAACAGCTGGGTAGAAGTGTAATAACCTGCCCCGACAAACCCTAGCCCCAGAAGACCGAGAATGATTTCCCAGACGGACATTTTTTTGATCCGCTCCTGGGCAGTTGAATTCACTTTGAATAAGGAAAGAATGCTTTGGCCTTTTATAAAAGTGTAGTTCATCAGCATGATCAGCACATAGATCGCGGCAAACACCACAACCGTACGCACCAGGGCATCCGTGGAGAAGCGCAGCTTGGCCATTTCCTCGACCTGCAGGATTTTGAACAGGATCATCAGAATGAGACGCGATACCGCGAACCCGGCGCCGATGCCTAGAGCCATGGACCCGAAATACAGGATCAGATTCTCCGCGCTCAGCAGCCTGAAAATTTTGCCCTTGGTCAGCCCGATCAGCTGGAACAATCCAATCTCCCGGCTGCGCCGCTTGATGAAGATCGTGTTGGCATACAGCAGGAAGATAGCCACAATCGCTACCAGCAGAATAGAAGATGTACCTATGGCCGCTCCGCCTTTGACAGAACCCGCAACCTCATCCATCGCCGGGTCAAACTGCAGGGTCACAAAGGAGAAATACAGTGCCACACTGAAGATCAGTGCAAATACATACAGATAGTAGTTTTTAATGTTCTTTTTGAGATTGCGCAGAATGATGTAATTCAGGCTCATTGCTGAACACCGCCCAATACGCCCTGGGTTTTGATGATGTCATTAAAGAACGACTGGCGCGATTCGTCACCTTTGTTCAGCTGGGTATAAATTTGTCCGTCACGGATGAACACTACCCGGCTGCAGTAGCTGGCTGCCACAGGATCGTGGGTAACCATAACAATGGTCGCCTGACGCTTGCTGTTCATGTCAGACAGTTTGTTCAGCAGATCAGATGCGGACTTGGAATCCAGCGCCCCTGTAGGCTCATCGGCAAAAATAATACTCGGATCATGCACAAACGCCCGCGCCGCCGAGGTCCGCTGCTTCTGACCGCCCGATATTTCCGCCGGGTACTTATCCTTCAGCTCATGGATACCCAGCTCCTTCGATACCTGATCGAACTTCTGGTGGGCATCTTTCTTGGAAATGCCGGTGATGGACAGCGGCAGCAGCACATTCTCTTTGACAGTCAGCGTGTCGAGCAGATTGTATTCCTGAAAAATAAAGCCCAAGTGATGCTTGCGGAATTCAGCCAGCTGCTTCTCCTTCATCCCGGTAAATTCTTTGCCTTCAATTTCAATCGTGCCCTGGCTGACCCGGTCGATGGAGGACAGCACATTCAAGAGCGTTGTTTTGCCTGATCCCGACGCGCCCATGATGCCGACGAACTCGCCTTTGTTCACCTGCAGGTCAATCCCCTTCAGAACCTCCTGCTTATTGAATTTGTTGCCATATGTCTTGTAAATTTTATTTGCCTGTAAAATCACCATGTATACCCCACTCCTTTTCTATAGCTCTATCTTAAGCGGGATTGCACTTGTTTTCCTGCGATTCACCGAACAATATGAAGGGGCATGTGACATTATCGTCACATGCCTGTTATTCCCGGTGATATATTTAACAGGGGAGCCATTCCTCAGAATTCTTTGTCACTGTTTAAAAAGGAGGCTGTCATGACACATCCCTTTGTCACCGCACTCACCAACCACTCGCTTTCGGAATTGCAGATGATACCCAAAAGTGATCTTCACAATCATGCGGGACGCGGAGGAAACCGCAGATATATCGAAGCCTGGGCCAACACCCCCATCCGGCCGCCTGCTGCCAAATTCGCCTCCTTGGCGGAAATGCAGGAGTGGTTCACCAGCCATGTAAAATGCCACTGCCCGGGGTTCGGAGGATACCTGAAACGCATAGAGGCTTCCTTTGTTCAGGCTGCTTGCGATCGTATTGAGCTGCTGTCCATGAGCTTTGGACCGGACGAAATCGGCCTGCTGGGCGGCATGGAGGCTTTTATACATACGATGGATACTCTACGCCGGCAATATTCCCCGCAGACCCGGTTCCTGCCGGAATTATCTTTACTTAGCAGTACTAATGTTGATCTTATAAGTGACCAGCTGGAAGAGATTTTCTCGTACCGCTGGTTCCATTCCATCGATATCAGCGGTCAGGAGCTGGCTCAGCCGATCCGCAATTTCCAGGCTATTTACCGTCAAGCGAAGACTGCCGGGCTTGTGCTGAAGGCTCATTCCGGTGAATTCGGCACCGCCGATGAGGTGATGGAAGCGGTAGAAACGCTGGAGCTGCAGGAGATTCATCACGGTATTGCCGCAGCACAGTCGCCTCAGATTATGAAATGGCTCGCATCCCACAGCATCCGGTTAAATGTCTGTCCTACCAGCAATGTGATGCTGGGCCGGGTTAACGGTTATTCCAGTCATCCCATCAGGACACTGTATGATTACGGAGTGCCGGTAACGGTCAACACGGATGATCTCCTGATTTTTGACCAGAGTGTCTCTGAGGAATATCTGAATTTGTACACTGCCGGACTTTTGTCAGCAGCCGAGCTTGATGTTATACGGGAAGCAGGACTGGCAGCATATTAACAAACCCGATAATCCCTTATAATATCCGGCATTATGTGCCTGAAATACTCACAAAATCATTCTCTTTCGGAAAAACGAGAATAAATTTCGCACCAGCTCCCGGAGCCGAGTCCACCTCAATCCGGATCAACAGCGGCTCTGCCACCTGCTTGGTCAAATATAGTCCCATGCCGGTAGCGGCCCCTTCCTGGCGCCCGAGGACAGACGTGAACCCTTTATCAAAAATCCGCGGCAAATCCTTGGGCTCAATGCCCTTTCCCTGGTCTTCAATAACGAGCACAGCATGTCCGTCCGCTTCATGGCTCATCACCGTGATATCCGATGCCTCACTGTATTTCACGGCATTCGTGAGCAGCTGGCGGAGCATAAACCCGAGCCACTTGCCGTCAGTCAGCACTTCCTCTACCTCCAGCGATACGTCAAACCCGATGCCTTTGGAAATACACCAGGATTTAAGTGCCCGGATCTCCCGGTTCAGAACCGGCTCCAGCGCGGTGTTCTCGATGAACAGGTCATTGCGCATGAACGGAATCCGTTTCTGGTGCAGCTGCTGGTCCAGCAGATGATGAATCCGCAGCCACTCGAACATCAACTGGCTTTGCAGCGTTTCATCCGGGAGCCGTTCGATCATCAGCTGCATGGCGGTGAGCGGTGTTTTGACCTCATGGATCCAGGCCAGCAGATCATCCTTCTCCTGCTCCAGCAGATGGTAATTCACCGAAGATTCCTTCCGGTAACGTTCCGTCTGTGAAGTTACAGCCTCCTGTACAATGTTCTCAAATGGACTGCCCGCCTCCCTGAACATTTCCAGATCATACACCTCATCCCAGGATTCTATTGTCCTGTAGAACCGGGTCTCTCTTTGGTATCTCAAAAAAACAAACAGTGTGCAGACCAGCACGTTCAGCAGCACGATGTACAGAATCGGCAGAAACGGAATGGAGGCATCTACGTACGCCACGAACAGAATAACCAGCTGAATCCCGGCCAGCAGGAGCAGCCAGCTGCCTCTTTCCTGTATGTATTTCTTGATCATAGTACTGCCTCTTCGGTCGCCATATAACCCTGTCCCACGCGGGTTTCGATATAGGTGTCCAGCCCCAGCGGTTCCAGCTTTTTGCGCAGCCGGTTCACGTTT
Coding sequences:
- a CDS encoding RNA polymerase sigma factor; this encodes MKPGQLHQILQPKMLEIRKYLIRLGASAADAEDIVQDTVYKALLYIDSIDENKFSAWLYKVAINRYYDLCRRNKRFVIPIDDIEVPDTELPEDHLLLKEKREDIERVLNRMLPLHKQLIIMKYELDLSYQEISGLLGITTDTVKSALFRARKQFQKKYRGEEE
- a CDS encoding MerR family transcriptional regulator, which encodes MKQEITISELAALMQVSTHQIRYFEEKGVLPPAYADDNGYRMYGIDEVYQLSHILLLRKLGLSVQAIREWMEKGTEEGMQHLLQQSVSTVEQEIERLQQLSGFMTKVLEEYDNFGRRTNEYMVTNREALPLSCWIETGPDTALSARMLVQQDSTLARLHESDLHYVYTDTGSLQICVQSGDTLPDLVLPQGEYLTCRFTIGNEEELDRHLERFLSYADEHSIPLGGPLVLAEKSYLSLFTRELLHYELSAPISGMTHVQHRTAEEVEQWETQWLSKR
- a CDS encoding ABC transporter permease, translated to MSLNYIILRNLKKNIKNYYLYVFALIFSVALYFSFVTLQFDPAMDEVAGSVKGGAAIGTSSILLVAIVAIFLLYANTIFIKRRSREIGLFQLIGLTKGKIFRLLSAENLILYFGSMALGIGAGFAVSRLILMILFKILQVEEMAKLRFSTDALVRTVVVFAAIYVLIMLMNYTFIKGQSILSLFKVNSTAQERIKKMSVWEIILGLLGLGFVGAGYYTSTQLFSGKFTAMNELMIAMVLILGLVIVGTYLFYKGSVSFVFNAVRKSKKGYLSINEVLSLSSIMFRMKSNALLLTIITTVSALAIGLLSLSYISYYSAEATAKESSPNDFGYAELEAKEKFVQALDAKGIRYKEIKIQPVKMEVDAAQIMDTAIFKDPEDQLLSTSVISERDVEGMDLKPGETRIIGYSSALKNFVSLKETGELGFKTTEGVTKLQLTGVSDESVLPYYYSGGAGIFVVDDTVFQEFLQLIDPALQKSEKLAAYYGIDLADRSQIQEANQIYNDNEPRSPSFSQYQYELNQRNNMGLIMFIVGFLGLTFLITSGCILYFKQMDEGEEEKAGYTILRKLGFTQGDLLRGIQFKQLFNFGIPLVVGLCHSYFAVKSGWFFFGTEMLTPMIIVMLLYTVLYSIFGFLSVLYYKRVIRESL
- a CDS encoding sensor histidine kinase, whose protein sequence is MIKKYIQERGSWLLLLAGIQLVILFVAYVDASIPFLPILYIVLLNVLVCTLFVFLRYQRETRFYRTIESWDEVYDLEMFREAGSPFENIVQEAVTSQTERYRKESSVNYHLLEQEKDDLLAWIHEVKTPLTAMQLMIERLPDETLQSQLMFEWLRIHHLLDQQLHQKRIPFMRNDLFIENTALEPVLNREIRALKSWCISKGIGFDVSLEVEEVLTDGKWLGFMLRQLLTNAVKYSEASDITVMSHEADGHAVLVIEDQGKGIEPKDLPRIFDKGFTSVLGRQEGAATGMGLYLTKQVAEPLLIRIEVDSAPGAGAKFILVFPKENDFVSISGT
- a CDS encoding ABC transporter ATP-binding protein; the protein is MVILQANKIYKTYGNKFNKQEVLKGIDLQVNKGEFVGIMGASGSGKTTLLNVLSSIDRVSQGTIEIEGKEFTGMKEKQLAEFRKHHLGFIFQEYNLLDTLTVKENVLLPLSITGISKKDAHQKFDQVSKELGIHELKDKYPAEISGGQKQRTSAARAFVHDPSIIFADEPTGALDSKSASDLLNKLSDMNSKRQATIVMVTHDPVAASYCSRVVFIRDGQIYTQLNKGDESRQSFFNDIIKTQGVLGGVQQ
- a CDS encoding prolyl oligopeptidase family serine peptidase; translated protein: MKKKFKKWGLVILSIVLLLGGAGGYILWQNDFDMSLRPVVIESPQGKLAGTLALPDSYSGKLGLVLFIHGDGPVDSTHNDGYKPLWEKLASAGYASLSLNKRGIGGSEGNWLHQSMDDRVTEARQALAWAGKQPMIDRDNIGVWGASQAGWVIPKLAGVEPLAFSILVSPAINWLSQGEYHTRKQMEQDGHTQEEIAKQAAYEDGIKDLLKAGASYEEYVQAAGGSGKVMDKDRWLFVSKNFASDAAGDLKNFNSPVLLLLGDHDVNVDVNETEKVYREGVRPPELLRVKIFPDTEHSMLATATAESPVRALLISLFAPRDITVKGYMEEIVNFLSH
- a CDS encoding GNAT family N-acetyltransferase → MGDPMVIEAMKPAYEVPVSRLLTQGFAGKLMPGPRMDESQAASIMHKLLRLDSEAGNIERVVVTINGSIAGSMAVQWQLSPAAEQETQRLLKVWQELHGIGLGTRLEIAVRLLLLSHMPAKHEGYIADISVDSRYRGRGVGGYMLEWARCEAAKKPDIRYLSLHVSGSNDGARRLYERFGFRTSEAKRSVLMSVLFGEQEWRYMIYMKGK